The genomic stretch GGCGAAAAGGAGAAGAGGACCCAGGGCCCGGGCCCAAGGAGGAAGTTTTGAAAAAGGGACGGGGATCACCTAGGAAAGATAACCCAGTTCCTTGATCTTCTGGAGGACCTTTTCGACGCTTTCCTCGACCGATTCGGTGTCGGTGCGGCAGACCACCTCGGGGTTCAGGGGCGGCTCATAGGGGTCGTCCACGCCGGTGAAGCCCTTGATCTCCCCGGCCTTGGCCTTTTGGTAGAGGCCCTTCAGGTCCCGCTCGGCGCAGACTTCCACCGGACAGCGGGTATAGACCTCGATGAAATCCCGGATCTTGGCGCGGTTGTAGTCCCGGGCGTCCCGGTAGGGGGAGATGACCGAGGCCACGGCGATGACCCCGTGCCGGGTCAAGAGCTGGCACACGAAACCCACCCGCTTGATGTTCGCGTCCCGGTCCTCCCGGGAAAAGCCCAACCCTTTGGAAAGGTGGGTGCGCACCACGTCGCCGTCC from bacterium encodes the following:
- the cysC gene encoding adenylyl-sulfate kinase, which translates into the protein MSDEQKQKGFTLWFTGLSGSGKSTIAERVAFKLERRGLPVEVLDGDVVRTHLSKGLGFSREDRDANIKRVGFVCQLLTRHGVIAVASVISPYRDARDYNRAKIRDFIEVYTRCPVEVCAERDLKGLYQKAKAGEIKGFTGVDDPYEPPLNPEVVCRTDTESVEESVEKVLQKIKELGYLS